The following are encoded together in the Bacillus carboniphilus genome:
- a CDS encoding ribonucleotide-diphosphate reductase subunit beta encodes MSSQTLLKKIKLMNPEHPNKATGLVNGQSSGLLNWNDIAYPQMYTIYQTLLSNFWKAQEINMQDDIKQWDLLTSQEKDVFLRINTQLASLDSLQTPTMSQVMDYVTDSSCKAIFAVISQQEAVHNESYSYILSSLVPLREQNERFIQAKEDPMVMKRNEVILESYEKFRNKPSLQNLFELCINSINLEGIYFYAGFAFFYNLARQQKMLKTSTMISYIQRDEMQHAYFTTMFVRILMTENPDLNTEENIQYIYDSIHQAVELEKEWAEYILHDISGIDLDEFEGYIEYLANKRLRQLGLSNLYKERENPMPWIHVFSDEMINETKSDFFEQKSRTYTKVTQSNGFDEL; translated from the coding sequence ATGAGCTCGCAAACCCTTTTGAAAAAAATAAAACTAATGAATCCTGAACATCCAAATAAAGCAACAGGGTTGGTAAATGGACAATCTTCTGGTCTATTAAACTGGAACGATATTGCCTATCCTCAAATGTATACGATCTACCAAACGTTATTATCGAACTTTTGGAAGGCACAAGAAATCAATATGCAGGATGATATAAAGCAATGGGACCTGCTGACATCGCAAGAAAAAGATGTGTTTTTACGTATAAACACCCAGCTGGCGTCTTTAGATAGTCTCCAGACACCAACAATGAGTCAGGTCATGGATTATGTAACGGACTCTAGCTGCAAAGCAATCTTTGCTGTGATTTCACAACAGGAGGCGGTCCATAATGAATCGTACTCGTATATTTTGAGTTCACTAGTCCCATTAAGAGAGCAGAATGAACGGTTTATTCAGGCAAAAGAAGATCCTATGGTCATGAAGCGAAATGAGGTGATTTTGGAGTCCTATGAAAAATTTAGAAATAAGCCAAGTTTACAAAACCTATTCGAGCTTTGCATCAACTCTATCAATTTAGAGGGGATTTATTTTTACGCAGGGTTTGCCTTTTTCTACAATCTTGCTCGGCAGCAAAAGATGCTAAAAACCAGTACCATGATTAGCTATATCCAGCGGGATGAAATGCAGCATGCTTATTTTACTACGATGTTTGTAAGGATTTTGATGACCGAAAACCCAGATTTGAATACGGAGGAAAATATTCAGTATATTTATGATTCGATCCATCAGGCTGTGGAGCTTGAGAAAGAATGGGCGGAGTACATTTTACATGATATAAGTGGGATTGATTTGGATGAGTTTGAGGGATATATCGAATATTTAGCTAATAAAAGGCTTCGTCAACTAGGATTATCAAACCTGTATAAGGAAAGAGAAAATCCAATGCCGTGGATTCATGTGTTCAGTGATGAAATGATTAATGAGACGAAATCCGACTTCTTTGAGCAAAAATCTAGAACCTATACGAAGGTTACCCAATCGAATGGTTTTGATGAATTGTAG
- a CDS encoding DUF305 domain-containing protein — translation MKKQPYLRFGAMVLTSTIVMYVFKYLSTYEVGHVYFSETRLYMALLMGASMAVIMLAFMTHMLKNRKKNIGILITSFFVFFISLYLLRSQSLVDDTDYMQAMIPHHSIAILTSERAKIEDPRVRKLADEIIKAQRKEIKEMKKLIKELE, via the coding sequence ATGAAAAAGCAGCCTTACCTGAGATTTGGAGCTATGGTGTTAACCTCTACAATTGTGATGTATGTATTTAAGTATTTGAGTACATATGAGGTAGGTCATGTATATTTTAGTGAGACTAGGCTGTATATGGCCTTATTGATGGGAGCTTCCATGGCCGTTATAATGCTAGCATTTATGACACATATGTTAAAGAACCGAAAGAAAAACATAGGGATTCTTATCACCAGTTTCTTTGTTTTCTTCATTTCCTTGTACTTGCTACGTAGCCAATCGCTGGTCGATGATACAGATTATATGCAAGCAATGATTCCTCATCACTCTATTGCTATTTTAACAAGTGAACGTGCAAAAATTGAAGATCCTAGAGTCAGAAAACTGGCAGATGAGATTATAAAAGCACAACGGAAAGAGATTAAAGAAATGAAGAAACTAATTAAGGAGCTAGAATAG
- a CDS encoding PASTA domain-containing protein — MIRDIMFIVLVLTIGLWVLQTTVFSSDSRENARGEAIESIVKEEETEVKKEPKKELIETTLKEDKIPKDPEPTESEQEKETTTVDKTTKNVVGSEKTTIIEETKSGSKVENKENDYPQGKDLSNDPDYIAELKKIYSEEDLDRLNSPRKWVSMPNVVGMNEANAISKLRSMGLVARVEYEDQGKPVGTVVKQEFPAGTEWNTDASFFIWVQPKVEKNEELETEKVTETTLDVEQPIENENPNDSMDDVESVGP; from the coding sequence ATGATTAGGGACATTATGTTCATAGTATTAGTGCTTACTATTGGGTTATGGGTGCTTCAAACTACAGTGTTTAGTTCAGATTCTAGGGAAAATGCTAGGGGAGAAGCCATTGAATCAATTGTTAAGGAAGAAGAAACGGAAGTTAAAAAGGAACCGAAAAAGGAACTTATAGAAACTACATTGAAAGAAGACAAAATTCCAAAAGATCCAGAACCTACAGAGTCAGAACAGGAAAAAGAAACGACAACTGTAGATAAAACCACAAAAAATGTCGTTGGCAGTGAAAAAACAACAATTATTGAAGAAACTAAGTCCGGAAGTAAAGTGGAAAATAAAGAAAATGATTACCCGCAAGGCAAAGATCTAAGTAATGATCCAGACTATATCGCTGAACTTAAAAAGATATACAGCGAAGAAGACCTTGATAGACTAAATTCACCAAGGAAATGGGTATCTATGCCGAATGTAGTGGGTATGAACGAGGCAAATGCTATTAGTAAGTTACGCTCAATGGGGCTTGTTGCTAGAGTTGAATACGAAGATCAAGGAAAACCGGTAGGTACTGTGGTAAAACAGGAATTTCCTGCGGGTACGGAGTGGAATACAGATGCATCTTTTTTCATTTGGGTGCAGCCAAAAGTTGAGAAAAATGAAGAATTGGAAACAGAAAAGGTAACGGAAACGACACTGGATGTAGAACAACCTATAGAAAATGAAAATCCTAATGATTCAATGGATGATGTTGAATCTGTAGGTCCATAA
- a CDS encoding DUF962 domain-containing protein: MSEKLRKDLIRYQKAHQHKWNQFLHYLAFLFAFLAWIFLFINIFVTLSFAILHYIFSWIGHFYFEKNKPASFKRPWLGFYAGFIWFFMKSFELLTGKKILPR, translated from the coding sequence ATGAGTGAGAAACTAAGGAAAGACTTAATCCGATATCAAAAAGCACACCAACACAAATGGAATCAATTCCTCCATTACCTTGCTTTTCTATTCGCATTCCTTGCGTGGATTTTTTTGTTTATCAACATTTTTGTAACACTTTCCTTTGCCATCTTACATTATATATTTTCATGGATTGGTCATTTTTACTTTGAAAAAAATAAGCCAGCTTCCTTTAAGAGACCATGGCTCGGATTCTATGCCGGGTTCATTTGGTTCTTTATGAAAAGCTTTGAACTTTTAACAGGTAAAAAAATATTACCACGATGA
- a CDS encoding DUF3231 family protein, which produces MTTIKPISVSSSKTSPDNPMTAAEMGKLRATYLGNSMSKCIISYYLQHVEDEDIKTLLENALTIVVDFMQSIETLFNKENFPLPKGFGEEDVNLNAPRLFEDEFYVHYLKYTAKAGMSIYSVAIPLVFRDDIKEFFVNSMKSTIELMEQIKALLMAKGFIIKPPIVPVPEKVEYVDYKFTNGYLGEVRPLHALEITHFYDNIENSITSKALVMAFSQVAKDEEIRELFKKGTDITSTNIEKYRKKLEDQNLPAPSLIDHLVTESAIPPFSDKIMLFHKMDMFSMKIRAIGNSIAVDGRNDISLLYSGAFMRVSDFAKEALKLYIQNGWMEKPILAIDR; this is translated from the coding sequence ATGACCACGATTAAGCCGATTAGTGTGAGCTCCAGTAAGACAAGTCCGGATAACCCAATGACAGCAGCTGAAATGGGTAAGCTTCGAGCTACATATCTTGGGAACAGCATGTCCAAGTGTATAATAAGTTACTATTTACAGCACGTTGAGGATGAAGATATTAAAACGTTATTAGAAAATGCATTGACGATTGTGGTTGACTTTATGCAGTCCATTGAAACGTTGTTTAATAAAGAGAATTTTCCATTACCTAAGGGTTTTGGTGAAGAAGATGTAAACCTAAATGCCCCTAGACTATTTGAAGATGAATTTTATGTTCACTACTTAAAATATACCGCCAAGGCTGGCATGAGTATCTATAGTGTAGCGATTCCCTTAGTTTTCAGGGACGACATTAAGGAGTTTTTCGTGAATTCTATGAAATCCACCATAGAATTGATGGAACAAATTAAAGCTTTGTTGATGGCCAAAGGATTTATTATTAAACCACCCATCGTCCCTGTTCCAGAAAAAGTTGAATATGTAGATTATAAATTTACAAATGGTTACTTGGGTGAAGTCCGACCTCTACATGCACTAGAAATAACCCATTTTTACGATAACATCGAAAATAGTATCACAAGTAAAGCTCTTGTTATGGCGTTTAGCCAAGTAGCTAAGGATGAAGAAATACGGGAGTTGTTTAAGAAAGGAACGGACATTACTTCTACAAATATTGAAAAGTATAGAAAAAAACTAGAAGACCAAAACCTTCCAGCTCCTTCACTAATTGACCATTTAGTTACAGAATCAGCCATTCCGCCATTCTCAGACAAAATTATGCTATTTCATAAAATGGATATGTTCAGCATGAAAATTAGAGCCATTGGAAATTCCATTGCTGTAGATGGAAGAAATGATATCTCCTTACTCTATTCAGGGGCATTTATGAGAGTATCCGACTTTGCTAAGGAAGCACTAAAACTGTACATACAAAATGGTTGGATGGAAAAGCCAATACTTGCCATCGACCGCTAA
- a CDS encoding VOC family protein produces the protein MKLGAFSVSLSVKDIHKSKAFYEDLGFEVLGGDISHNWLILKNGDCVIGLFQGMFEKNILTFNPGWNQSAEQLDSYTDIRDLQKQLKEKGVKLLTEADESSEGPASFTIEDPDGNPILVDQHI, from the coding sequence ATGAAACTAGGTGCATTTTCAGTAAGTTTAAGTGTAAAAGACATTCACAAATCAAAAGCCTTTTATGAAGATCTTGGGTTTGAGGTTCTAGGCGGAGATATTAGCCATAATTGGCTAATTTTGAAGAATGGAGACTGTGTCATCGGGTTATTCCAAGGAATGTTTGAAAAGAACATCCTAACATTTAATCCGGGTTGGAATCAAAGCGCAGAGCAGCTCGACTCGTATACCGACATCCGAGACCTACAAAAGCAACTAAAGGAAAAAGGCGTCAAACTACTAACGGAAGCAGATGAATCAAGTGAAGGTCCAGCTAGTTTCACAATAGAAGACCCAGATGGTAACCCAATCCTTGTAGACCAACACATCTAA
- a CDS encoding flavodoxin domain-containing protein has protein sequence MRIAIVYTSVTGNTEEVAVTLHSMIGGDLIKVQSFDVGKLCQYDAVLVGTYTWGSGEIPVEMRRLYEAFEQQTVEHLVTGVFGTGDRCFAHFCGAVDRFRDMLAVHTNLAVTLKIEQRPQPEDIAKCQKFVELVGQRGQEPCPAPK, from the coding sequence GTGAGGATAGCGATTGTGTACACCTCGGTAACCGGGAATACGGAAGAAGTAGCCGTGACACTTCATTCCATGATTGGCGGAGATCTGATAAAGGTACAGTCATTCGATGTGGGGAAACTATGCCAGTATGATGCTGTATTAGTAGGCACCTATACTTGGGGAAGCGGAGAAATTCCTGTAGAAATGCGAAGGCTGTACGAGGCATTCGAACAACAAACAGTGGAGCATCTCGTTACAGGTGTTTTTGGAACAGGTGACCGATGCTTCGCCCATTTTTGTGGAGCCGTCGACCGATTCCGAGACATGCTAGCGGTCCATACCAACCTAGCCGTCACCTTAAAAATCGAACAAAGGCCACAACCAGAAGACATAGCCAAATGCCAAAAATTTGTAGAACTGGTGGGACAGAGGGGACAGGAACCCTGTCCCGCACCAAAATAA
- a CDS encoding tyrosine-protein phosphatase has product MKTVLREIKLEGSFNFRDLGGYQTVDGRRVKQGLLYRSGNLSRLTESDMEIIKPLGIKKICDLRGDDEVERFPDPLIAEAVWHHTPILSDEMMLGQVGEHTSFADQLRKTKPGELLLNLNKKMVSYRNAFRKVLDVLLTEPQTPLLFHCMAGKDRTGAVAALILSVLGVPRNVILEDYLYTNETLEEANANFYAIGYNDLPNIDQKVLEALFEARAEYIHAYLDELEAGFESAEVYAVEVLGLSLEDIDTLKSHLLE; this is encoded by the coding sequence TTGAAAACTGTTTTACGCGAAATTAAATTAGAAGGTAGTTTTAATTTTAGAGATTTGGGCGGTTATCAGACGGTAGATGGACGTAGAGTGAAGCAAGGTCTATTATACCGCTCAGGGAATTTAAGTAGATTAACAGAATCAGATATGGAGATTATCAAACCACTAGGGATTAAAAAGATTTGTGATTTACGTGGTGATGATGAAGTTGAGAGATTTCCAGATCCATTGATTGCTGAAGCTGTGTGGCATCATACACCTATTCTTTCGGATGAGATGATGCTTGGACAAGTTGGTGAACACACAAGTTTTGCCGATCAGCTTAGAAAAACAAAACCAGGCGAGCTTCTTTTGAATTTAAATAAGAAAATGGTTTCCTATAGGAATGCCTTTCGAAAAGTATTGGATGTACTGTTAACAGAGCCTCAAACTCCATTACTTTTCCATTGCATGGCAGGAAAGGATCGAACTGGTGCAGTGGCAGCGCTTATTCTGAGTGTTCTCGGAGTACCGCGTAACGTAATTCTCGAAGACTATTTATACACGAATGAGACGTTAGAGGAAGCAAATGCGAATTTTTACGCCATTGGATACAACGATCTACCTAATATTGATCAGAAAGTACTTGAGGCTTTATTTGAGGCTCGTGCTGAGTATATCCATGCATACTTAGATGAATTAGAAGCGGGATTTGAAAGTGCGGAAGTATACGCTGTAGAAGTGTTGGGACTTTCATTAGAGGATATTGATACATTGAAAAGCCATTTATTAGAGTAG
- a CDS encoding DUF5662 family protein, with the protein MLKACWKNLLYIFNHKLNVLVECWKAGLYIQGITHDLSKFSPKEFFPYAKKFFKEGELSKEDQLKWQYAWLHHQQKNKHHWEHWVVNPKTKEALPMPRKYLIEMVCDWRSFSRKWGRKVKNRTLDLSDSIILHPDTRKELEAFLAKEKSLYKSGVS; encoded by the coding sequence TTGCTAAAAGCATGCTGGAAGAATTTATTATATATTTTCAACCACAAACTAAATGTTCTGGTAGAATGTTGGAAAGCAGGTTTATATATTCAAGGGATCACCCATGATCTTTCCAAATTCTCTCCAAAAGAGTTTTTTCCGTATGCAAAGAAGTTCTTTAAGGAAGGGGAACTTAGCAAGGAAGATCAATTAAAATGGCAATATGCCTGGCTCCATCACCAACAAAAAAACAAACATCATTGGGAGCATTGGGTGGTAAACCCGAAAACAAAAGAAGCATTGCCAATGCCAAGAAAATATCTGATTGAAATGGTTTGTGATTGGCGTTCCTTTTCGCGAAAGTGGGGACGGAAGGTGAAAAATCGTACACTCGATTTGTCTGACAGCATCATTTTACATCCAGATACACGAAAAGAGCTTGAGGCTTTTCTCGCGAAAGAAAAGAGCCTTTACAAAAGTGGTGTGTCATAA